The following proteins are co-located in the Legionella busanensis genome:
- a CDS encoding FAD-dependent oxidoreductase: protein MRNVTIIGSGLSGALLGLYLAKRGYDVELFESRPDIRLAQVDRGRSINLAMSCRGLTSLSHIGLMPKVKKMMVPMRARAIHEADGSVRYQPFGRHPNEYINAIQRHDLNEFILNEIESLPNIKLNFSTRLLEISFDNKSICFEDKLGQKLHKSYEHLVGTDGANSKVREAMVKKNIVEFKRDFLNYGYKELSISGASPEKMAKEHLHLWPRDSFLLLGNPNCDHSITGSLFLAHEGKNSFANLTDEFKVETFFKQFFPDAYDEMPNLVAEFFHNPTGNMSTIKCSPWYYQDQCLLIGDAAHGLVPFFGQGMNSAFEDCRIFNETLDKYRDDWSKALPAFFHERKANTDAVAKMSMDNFHEIQSDICDEKFNLKKQLEHILMNRYPKRYVSKHALVMFTNTPYAQALAIGQIQNEFLNQICADLNNIEALNWQRIDSLMEDYDKKLANLNLH, encoded by the coding sequence ATGAGAAATGTAACCATTATTGGTTCAGGATTATCAGGCGCACTATTGGGATTATATTTGGCTAAACGAGGTTATGATGTTGAGCTTTTTGAGTCACGTCCGGATATTCGCTTGGCACAAGTGGATAGAGGTCGTTCAATTAACCTTGCTATGTCTTGTAGAGGCTTAACAAGTCTTTCCCATATTGGGTTAATGCCTAAAGTTAAAAAAATGATGGTCCCAATGCGAGCTCGCGCTATTCATGAGGCGGATGGCAGTGTTCGCTATCAACCATTTGGCCGTCACCCTAATGAATATATTAACGCAATACAAAGACATGATTTAAATGAATTTATTTTGAATGAAATTGAATCGCTACCTAATATCAAATTAAATTTTTCCACCCGTTTATTAGAAATAAGTTTTGATAATAAATCTATTTGTTTTGAAGATAAATTAGGCCAAAAATTACATAAATCTTATGAACACTTGGTAGGCACAGATGGCGCTAATTCAAAAGTTCGTGAAGCTATGGTTAAAAAAAATATAGTTGAATTTAAAAGAGATTTTTTAAATTATGGCTATAAAGAGCTTTCCATAAGTGGTGCCTCGCCTGAAAAAATGGCTAAGGAACATCTTCACTTATGGCCGCGTGATTCCTTTCTTTTACTTGGTAATCCTAATTGTGACCATTCGATAACCGGCTCATTATTTCTTGCACATGAGGGGAAAAATAGTTTTGCAAACCTTACAGATGAATTTAAGGTAGAAACTTTTTTTAAGCAATTTTTTCCTGATGCTTATGATGAAATGCCAAATTTAGTCGCAGAATTTTTTCATAATCCTACAGGCAATATGAGTACGATTAAATGCTCCCCTTGGTATTACCAGGATCAATGTTTACTAATAGGTGATGCTGCGCATGGATTAGTTCCTTTTTTTGGCCAAGGTATGAATAGTGCTTTTGAGGATTGTCGAATTTTTAATGAGACATTGGATAAATATCGTGATGATTGGAGCAAAGCCCTACCAGCCTTTTTTCATGAACGTAAAGCCAATACTGACGCTGTAGCAAAAATGTCTATGGATAATTTTCATGAAATACAAAGTGATATTTGTGATGAAAAATTTAATTTAAAAAAGCAACTAGAGCATATTCTAATGAATCGCTATCCAAAACGTTATGTCTCAAAACACGCGCTAGTGATGTTTACAAACACCCCATATGCTCAAGCTTTGGCTATTGGACAGATTCAAAATGAATTTTTAAATCAAATTTGTGCTGATTTAAATAACATAGAAGCACTTAATTGGCAGAGAATTGATAGTTTGATGGAGGATTATGACAAAAAATTGGCGAATTTGAACCTTCATTAA
- a CDS encoding EAL domain-containing protein produces the protein MKKKIMDKLFLLIDYIYPKYFVKKVRKEQIQILYKQLTKFILLSEGLVATGLVVALWNISHHPTLIYWLLFMYLFPGISRALLLIIYQKNKEKKSYYFWLNLFCLGVFFSAIGWGSVSIFILPDRETIYQFIGIMIIFGVTAAANNLYSPIFIVYTFFLILSFLPLSIWFFLQGDLYYLLSLMSLLYIGVMLSIAYNSHTLLLALFFQNDKVKKKSEELKNSLVATKAILESTNDGILVVNSNKKLEYYNQRFLDIWKLNREFVDSHSDDEAVAEAIKQLKDPEEFLNRLNYFATYPNLDSFDELSFLDGKIFERYGKPLILEGKILGRVWTFHEVTDRRKMEEQIIFQAMHDTLTGLPNRSQLTRKLHQEIKYAKRFKLNLAILFIDLDNFKSINDNLGHDAGDILLRQVAKRLVLCLRETDTVFRFGGDEFVVFCLIQNPEEIVDLVQKMHACLLNPVKIGINNVIITVSMGISIYPKHGKDPSNLLKNADIAMYWAKKQGRNSYEVYRKELRIGSKRRMTLLNQLHFAIERKQFSLVYQPIIDLSNEQICSLEVLLRWNHPKMGNISPREFIPLAEENGLIIHIGEWVLKEACKQAKIWQKAGLKSVQVAVNVSGIQISKQTFFSTLEHILEEANLEPKYLTIELTESTLMSNQQTISATLNQLRKIGVEISIDDFGTGYSSFAYLKDFSIDKIKIDKSFILNCSASNCISIIKAIIAMGKNLNLSTVAEGVETREQLNFLKSQGCDEIQGFLYSPPIPASEVPAIMNITLSNMIEKKGLIDS, from the coding sequence ATGAAAAAAAAGATTATGGATAAGCTTTTTTTACTTATAGATTATATTTATCCAAAATACTTTGTTAAAAAAGTTCGTAAGGAGCAAATTCAGATACTTTATAAACAGTTAACTAAATTTATATTGTTATCGGAAGGTTTAGTAGCGACAGGTTTAGTTGTGGCTCTATGGAATATAAGTCATCATCCCACACTTATTTATTGGCTTTTATTTATGTATTTATTTCCAGGAATAAGTCGAGCACTTTTACTTATAATTTATCAAAAAAATAAAGAGAAAAAATCTTATTATTTCTGGCTAAATCTATTTTGCCTAGGCGTCTTTTTTTCAGCAATTGGCTGGGGCTCTGTTAGTATTTTTATTCTTCCGGACAGGGAAACTATTTATCAATTTATTGGAATAATGATTATATTTGGAGTAACTGCAGCGGCAAATAACTTATATTCACCTATTTTTATCGTTTATACATTTTTTTTAATTTTGTCCTTTTTGCCATTAAGTATTTGGTTTTTCCTTCAAGGGGATCTTTATTATTTACTAAGTTTGATGAGCTTACTTTACATAGGAGTTATGCTTAGTATCGCGTACAATAGTCACACTCTCCTTTTAGCTTTGTTCTTTCAGAATGATAAAGTTAAGAAGAAATCGGAAGAACTTAAAAATTCCCTTGTAGCAACAAAAGCTATTTTAGAATCAACTAATGATGGAATACTTGTTGTAAACTCAAATAAAAAATTAGAATACTATAATCAACGGTTTCTAGATATTTGGAAACTTAACCGCGAATTTGTTGACTCACACAGTGATGATGAAGCTGTAGCTGAAGCCATTAAACAGCTTAAAGATCCCGAGGAGTTTCTTAATCGACTCAACTACTTTGCGACATATCCAAACTTAGATAGTTTTGATGAATTAAGTTTTTTAGATGGTAAAATTTTTGAGCGCTATGGGAAACCTCTTATCTTAGAAGGTAAGATCCTTGGTCGAGTATGGACTTTTCATGAAGTAACCGACCGTAGGAAAATGGAAGAGCAAATAATATTTCAAGCAATGCATGATACTTTGACCGGGTTACCAAACCGCTCACAGTTAACCAGAAAGTTGCATCAAGAGATAAAATATGCAAAAAGATTTAAGCTCAATTTGGCAATCTTATTTATAGATCTCGATAATTTTAAATCAATAAATGATAATTTAGGCCATGATGCAGGGGATATATTGTTGCGTCAAGTCGCCAAAAGATTAGTACTTTGCTTACGAGAAACAGATACTGTTTTTCGCTTCGGTGGTGATGAATTTGTTGTTTTCTGTTTAATCCAAAACCCAGAAGAAATAGTCGATTTAGTGCAAAAGATGCATGCTTGTCTGCTAAATCCAGTTAAAATTGGAATAAATAACGTTATTATTACAGTAAGCATGGGGATAAGTATCTATCCTAAACATGGTAAAGATCCATCAAATCTTTTAAAAAATGCTGATATAGCAATGTATTGGGCCAAAAAACAGGGCCGAAATTCTTATGAAGTTTATAGAAAAGAATTACGAATAGGCTCTAAAAGACGTATGACACTTTTAAATCAATTACACTTCGCTATTGAAAGAAAGCAATTTTCTCTCGTTTATCAACCTATTATCGATTTAAGTAACGAGCAAATTTGCTCTCTTGAAGTGCTCTTGCGGTGGAATCATCCTAAAATGGGTAATATTTCTCCTAGAGAGTTTATTCCCTTAGCAGAAGAAAATGGATTAATTATACATATAGGGGAGTGGGTATTAAAAGAAGCCTGTAAGCAAGCTAAAATATGGCAAAAAGCAGGCCTTAAATCTGTGCAGGTAGCGGTAAATGTGTCAGGTATCCAAATAAGTAAACAAACGTTTTTCAGTACATTAGAGCATATCTTGGAAGAGGCAAATCTCGAACCAAAATATTTAACTATAGAATTAACTGAGAGTACCTTAATGTCTAATCAACAAACCATCTCAGCGACATTGAATCAACTAAGAAAAATAGGAGTAGAAATTTCAATAGACGACTTTGGTACAGGCTATTCGAGTTTTGCTTACCTTAAAGATTTCTCCATTGATAAAATAAAAATTGATAAATCGTTTATTCTTAACTGTTCAGCTTCAAATTGTATATCAATAATTAAAGCCATTATTGCTATGGGAAAAAATTTAAATTTATCTACTGTTGCGGAAGGGGTGGAAACACGCGAGCAGTTAAATTTTTTAAAGAGCCAGGGTTGTGATGAGATACAAGGTTTCCTCTATAGTCCCCCAATTCCTGCATCAGAAGTCCCGGCAATAATGAATATAACTTTAAGTAATATGATTGAAAAAAAAGGATTAATAGATAGTTAA
- a CDS encoding alpha/beta hydrolase — MPWEKGFFNTTKKFIQKNQPVSYTGALIHPYYWLMSKTEDYICYRTNCNPNSKSKTHVYVVPGTADFPLSLFKLVRRLIRKKNLNDIVSFTIVSFQNRFHGRGIDEFADELFEKIRADKAECIAIIGHSRGGLVGSKAALKAKKHGIKVKAVITLATPFNGSYLALPPLTWFSTSVKQMEIKSKYLEELSALIVQSEISHHFMIAGNDGIVSSGAFIKEYVDKHPNSMKIFPRQGHLSLPTSHELINDICDILKDDTIEEVNSFDLDISSYENFFYLGDDNDSENSIETASNKEASKKSLEINLDNATPVIVDDSFYEDLIYLNNDDNFKEELETLGIEEQRSCRY; from the coding sequence ATGCCATGGGAGAAAGGTTTTTTTAATACTACGAAAAAGTTCATTCAAAAAAATCAACCTGTAAGTTATACAGGTGCCTTAATCCATCCTTATTACTGGTTGATGTCTAAAACTGAAGACTACATTTGTTATAGAACAAATTGTAACCCTAATAGTAAGTCAAAGACGCATGTTTATGTAGTCCCAGGAACTGCTGATTTTCCTTTATCTCTTTTTAAGTTAGTGAGACGTTTAATACGTAAAAAAAATTTAAATGATATTGTTTCTTTTACAATAGTATCTTTTCAAAACCGCTTTCATGGTAGGGGTATTGATGAATTTGCTGATGAGCTTTTTGAAAAAATTAGGGCTGATAAAGCCGAGTGCATCGCAATAATTGGCCATTCTCGAGGCGGGTTAGTTGGTTCGAAAGCAGCTTTAAAAGCCAAGAAACATGGTATTAAAGTTAAAGCTGTAATTACATTAGCTACCCCTTTTAATGGCTCTTATTTAGCGCTTCCTCCGCTTACATGGTTTTCAACTTCTGTAAAGCAAATGGAAATTAAAAGTAAATATTTAGAAGAGCTTTCTGCACTTATTGTGCAATCAGAAATATCACATCATTTTATGATAGCGGGTAATGATGGGATTGTTTCGTCAGGCGCTTTTATTAAAGAATATGTAGATAAACACCCAAATTCAATGAAAATTTTTCCAAGGCAAGGGCATTTATCTCTACCTACTTCACATGAATTAATAAATGATATATGTGATATTCTTAAAGATGATACGATTGAAGAAGTTAATTCTTTTGATTTAGATATAAGTAGTTATGAAAATTTTTTTTATCTTGGTGATGATAACGATTCTGAAAATTCAATAGAAACTGCCTCTAATAAGGAAGCCTCAAAAAAATCTCTAGAAATTAATCTCGATAATGCTACACCAGTTATTGTAGATGATAGCTTTTATGAGGATTTAATTTATTTGAACAATGATGACAACTTTAAAGAAGAGTTAGAAACGCTAGGAATAGAAGAACAGCGATCGTGTCGTTATTAA
- the rpe gene encoding ribulose-phosphate 3-epimerase, with the protein MTFLIAPSLLSADLTRLGEEIENVMAADADMIHFDVMDNHYVPNLTLGPFVCQNILQRFPELIIDVHLMANPVDELIKQFAKAGAKRISIHPDGTIHLDRSLALIQEFGCEAGLVLNPATSPDSIQWCINKLDFVLVMTVNPGFAGQKLIPEVIKKIALIKEQYPNLPISVDGGVTVDNIKALAKVGATHFVAGSSIFNSENYQQAISNMRTQLASL; encoded by the coding sequence ATGACTTTTTTAATTGCACCTTCTTTACTCTCAGCTGATTTAACTCGCTTAGGCGAGGAAATTGAAAATGTTATGGCTGCGGATGCTGATATGATTCACTTTGATGTAATGGATAACCATTATGTTCCTAATTTAACACTAGGCCCTTTTGTTTGCCAAAACATTTTGCAGCGTTTTCCTGAATTGATAATAGATGTTCACTTAATGGCTAACCCTGTTGATGAACTGATTAAACAATTTGCTAAAGCTGGTGCTAAACGTATTAGCATTCATCCTGATGGGACCATACATTTAGATAGAAGCTTAGCCTTAATTCAAGAATTTGGTTGTGAAGCAGGGCTTGTGTTAAACCCAGCCACTTCGCCTGATAGTATTCAATGGTGTATTAATAAACTTGATTTTGTCTTAGTTATGACAGTCAATCCAGGTTTTGCGGGACAAAAGCTTATTCCCGAAGTTATTAAAAAAATAGCTCTGATTAAAGAGCAATATCCTAACTTGCCAATTTCTGTAGATGGAGGGGTTACCGTAGATAATATCAAAGCACTTGCTAAAGTAGGCGCAACGCATTTTGTTGCTGGGTCGTCTATTTTTAATAGTGAAAATTATCAACAAGCGATCAGTAATATGCGAACTCAATTGGCTTCTTTATAA
- a CDS encoding outer membrane protein codes for MKIAFFSSALLFTSTAMSAIPINGCYSSIFGGINYIFDNLSVRQDNLISTYSFYPTISNLALTNASYEPGYDVGLRFGFQNNAIRYEAELTYLNADVERFYINKLRQSRVNGETDAIFAMGNIYYDFPDMVEAISPFLGVGLGYGWIEGKFNTRSFYYSPHAFPSFNAVDYQGSNSVFAYQVTAGFTYNYAENYALNLAYRYIGTDRVEALGKVFQANLVTVGLLYRFNENNYK; via the coding sequence ATGAAAATTGCTTTTTTTTCAAGCGCTTTGCTTTTTACTAGCACAGCGATGAGCGCAATACCAATTAATGGTTGCTATTCAAGTATTTTTGGCGGTATTAACTATATTTTTGATAATCTTAGCGTACGTCAAGATAATTTGATTTCAACATATTCCTTTTATCCTACAATCTCTAATCTTGCATTAACGAATGCTTCTTATGAGCCAGGTTATGATGTGGGCTTAAGATTTGGCTTTCAAAATAATGCTATACGTTATGAAGCAGAACTAACTTACCTTAACGCAGATGTTGAACGGTTTTATATCAACAAACTTCGTCAAAGTCGTGTAAATGGTGAAACAGATGCCATATTTGCAATGGGCAATATCTATTATGATTTTCCGGATATGGTTGAAGCCATTTCACCTTTTCTAGGTGTAGGCCTAGGTTATGGCTGGATTGAAGGGAAGTTTAATACGCGCAGTTTCTATTATTCGCCTCATGCTTTCCCAAGTTTTAATGCTGTAGATTACCAAGGATCAAATAGTGTGTTCGCCTATCAAGTCACTGCTGGATTTACTTATAATTATGCTGAGAATTATGCTCTTAACCTTGCCTACCGTTATATTGGCACAGATCGAGTAGAGGCGCTCGGCAAGGTATTTCAAGCCAATTTAGTCACTGTCGGTCTTCTTTACCGTTTTAATGAAAATAATTATAAGTAA
- a CDS encoding outer membrane protein has protein sequence MMNLMMRFGIASAMLISSAAYAADPDNGWYAGFLVGGSYLEGIDLNLSKFPSLPFVTYIPQTSTLNPLFPLLSGLTVNSPSVTYKVGFNGGIAVGYRWCENYRFEGELNLAGNQIAKIQIPTIGAIRRHQNPYGLSLSGSTGMLAALFNAYYDFYTPGSDSSFVPYIGIGIGYAYFRTNFSLQQYGVYIGQSRVSGSTTAPVGQGIIGLSYFIDETISVGADFRYLTSNNINNFNGRVAIESLNFVMNFSFDQPEQVA, from the coding sequence ATGATGAATTTAATGATGCGGTTTGGTATTGCAAGTGCCATGCTTATAAGTAGTGCAGCCTACGCTGCCGATCCAGACAATGGCTGGTATGCTGGTTTTTTAGTTGGTGGCAGTTATTTAGAAGGTATTGATCTTAATTTATCAAAATTTCCTTCTCTTCCTTTTGTAACTTATATCCCTCAAACTTCCACTTTAAATCCACTCTTCCCTCTTCTCTCTGGACTTACAGTGAATTCTCCTTCAGTGACTTATAAAGTGGGTTTTAATGGCGGTATTGCTGTAGGTTATCGTTGGTGTGAAAATTATCGCTTTGAAGGAGAACTTAATCTTGCTGGCAATCAAATTGCAAAAATACAAATTCCTACTATTGGCGCTATTAGAAGACATCAAAATCCATATGGTCTAAGTTTAAGTGGTAGCACAGGTATGCTTGCTGCGTTATTTAACGCCTATTATGATTTTTATACACCTGGTAGTGATTCAAGCTTTGTTCCCTATATTGGCATAGGAATAGGTTATGCTTATTTCCGCACCAATTTTAGCCTACAGCAATATGGCGTTTATATTGGCCAAAGTCGTGTTAGTGGATCAACTACAGCGCCTGTTGGCCAGGGTATTATTGGCCTTAGTTATTTTATTGATGAGACTATTTCAGTTGGTGCAGATTTCCGCTACTTAACAAGTAACAATATTAATAATTTTAATGGCCGAGTAGCTATTGAATCATTAAATTTTGTTATGAATTTTAGCTTTGATCAGCCTGAACAAGTTGCTTAA
- a CDS encoding transglycosylase SLT domain-containing protein: MKIFLFLLILISPHLSYATSSNAYMTRFDTYMKWHQNLPEQPEQDFLNFIDNDTPLAKKLREKWLYQLAKQKDWLNYELYYKQTEDVNLQCFYHLASYYQGKNATAFSAAKTLWLTGDSQPPACNQLFELLLKNESFDQNLIKQRIILALDKHNLPLVRYLLKQYKVPRLKDEQQLITIYQNPLRIQQLPFNDLYSHFYLFGLKRMVSLNMPQAFKIWTKVQNSNVLSNDQKQAFLAHVALYKAMRNQDDTSEWFTKVQPAHYNDVLLDWQIRFALKHKQWKQVVALINYFQDQQNPCWQYWSARAKEAMGQLTQAKDIYQELAKSRQYYGFLASLRLNRKFSFENENPISDKTILKPYEPFIDKVKLLYQNRQTLEASRLLNDFVSELPKEDKSALLSWVANELQWHGKSVALSNTQELNNQLSLRFPIPYTSTINSYAKSYQVSQEFIYAIIRQESGFRDDAVSQAGARGLMQVMPATASSVAKQARIDYKDKNQLFSKEKNLNIGVAYIKHLSKRFNDHPALIAAAYNAGPRQVNYWLKNHPVNEMDIWIETLPWRETRNYLKNVIAFYAVYQYRMQHQPNIGSFLKPL; encoded by the coding sequence ATGAAAATATTTCTTTTCTTATTAATACTGATTTCTCCTCACCTAAGTTATGCGACATCCAGTAACGCATATATGACAAGGTTTGATACCTATATGAAATGGCATCAGAACCTACCAGAACAACCTGAACAAGATTTTTTAAATTTTATTGATAATGATACGCCCCTTGCTAAGAAACTTAGAGAAAAATGGTTATATCAATTAGCTAAACAAAAAGATTGGCTTAATTATGAGTTATATTACAAACAAACTGAGGATGTTAACTTACAGTGTTTTTACCATTTAGCAAGTTACTATCAAGGTAAAAATGCTACGGCCTTTAGTGCAGCCAAAACACTATGGTTAACGGGTGACTCTCAGCCACCTGCCTGTAATCAGTTATTTGAATTATTACTTAAGAATGAAAGTTTTGATCAGAATTTAATAAAACAACGCATTATTTTAGCCCTTGATAAACATAATTTACCTTTAGTTCGCTATCTTTTAAAGCAATATAAGGTGCCACGTTTAAAAGACGAGCAACAGCTAATCACTATTTACCAAAATCCTTTACGTATTCAGCAACTTCCATTTAATGATTTATACAGTCACTTTTATTTATTTGGCCTTAAACGTATGGTTTCCCTTAATATGCCTCAGGCTTTTAAAATTTGGACAAAGGTGCAAAATAGTAACGTATTAAGCAATGATCAGAAACAGGCGTTTCTAGCACATGTTGCTTTGTATAAGGCAATGCGTAATCAAGATGATACATCGGAATGGTTTACTAAAGTCCAACCCGCTCATTACAATGATGTTTTATTAGATTGGCAAATCCGTTTTGCATTAAAACATAAGCAATGGAAACAAGTTGTCGCATTAATTAATTATTTTCAAGATCAACAAAATCCTTGTTGGCAATATTGGTCAGCGCGTGCTAAAGAAGCCATGGGTCAATTAACTCAAGCAAAAGATATTTATCAAGAACTAGCTAAATCAAGGCAGTATTATGGCTTTTTAGCTAGCTTGCGTTTGAATAGAAAGTTCTCTTTTGAAAATGAAAATCCTATTAGCGATAAAACCATTTTAAAACCTTATGAACCCTTTATTGATAAGGTAAAATTACTCTATCAAAATCGTCAGACTTTAGAAGCTTCTCGTTTATTAAACGATTTCGTTAGTGAATTACCAAAAGAAGACAAAAGTGCACTTTTGTCTTGGGTTGCTAATGAGTTGCAATGGCATGGGAAATCAGTTGCATTAAGTAATACGCAAGAACTAAACAATCAACTCTCTCTTCGTTTTCCAATTCCATATACTTCTACCATTAATTCGTATGCTAAAAGTTATCAAGTTTCACAAGAATTTATTTATGCCATCATTCGTCAAGAGAGTGGCTTTAGAGATGATGCTGTTTCTCAAGCAGGTGCGCGAGGTTTGATGCAAGTAATGCCAGCTACTGCTAGCTCTGTTGCTAAGCAAGCACGAATCGATTACAAAGATAAAAATCAGCTTTTTTCTAAGGAGAAAAATTTAAATATTGGCGTCGCTTATATAAAACATTTATCGAAAAGATTTAATGATCATCCAGCATTAATTGCTGCAGCTTATAATGCAGGGCCAAGGCAAGTTAATTATTGGCTTAAAAATCACCCAGTCAATGAGATGGATATTTGGATTGAAACATTACCTTGGCGTGAAACGCGCAATTACTTAAAGAATGTTATAGCCTTTTATGCAGTATATCAGTACCGCATGCAACACCAGCCTAATATTGGTAGTTTTTTAAAACCTCTTTAA
- a CDS encoding trypsin-like serine peptidase, protein MRLKTALISCTFLVISSVSIISYAEEFLAKENNEQQNLVDYWTPERMKNAKEMPLPLVNFKSTQEIPMDNEQNLLGNPESGDGAPPEGKDIKPDIRQLYTPQVLLDSVPEEIKIANFDTGTLNYHFSSSRLIPLSADLAYPYRAVGKLFFTIPGQGDYVCSASVLRHRIVVTAGHCLHKGSDGANGYYTNWRFVPAFRDGSAPFQTWTWSYVLVTNTWSTGGGSIPNAADYGMLEMRDNTVNNTLQRIGTITGYLGYQTQALIPNHAHLLGYPCNFDNCQKMHQVTAQSARMVAPNNAEYGSDMAGGSSGGPWVQNFGAYSTGQTGGLNPGLNRIIGITSYGYVSADPKAQGSSIPDSRFTALLNSICAHKAGNCS, encoded by the coding sequence ATGCGTTTAAAAACGGCCTTAATAAGCTGTACTTTTCTAGTGATAAGTTCAGTGTCGATAATAAGTTATGCTGAAGAGTTTTTAGCCAAAGAAAATAATGAACAACAAAATTTGGTAGATTATTGGACACCAGAACGTATGAAGAATGCTAAAGAAATGCCTCTACCTTTAGTGAATTTTAAAAGTACTCAAGAAATACCTATGGATAATGAGCAAAATTTATTGGGTAATCCTGAGTCAGGTGATGGCGCACCTCCGGAAGGAAAAGATATTAAACCGGATATTAGACAGCTTTATACACCGCAAGTACTTTTAGATTCTGTACCAGAGGAAATTAAAATTGCTAATTTCGACACAGGAACTTTAAATTATCATTTTTCAAGTTCCCGTTTAATTCCTTTATCCGCAGATTTAGCTTACCCTTATCGAGCAGTTGGTAAGTTATTTTTTACTATTCCTGGACAAGGTGATTATGTCTGTTCTGCCTCTGTTTTACGTCATCGAATCGTTGTTACTGCAGGTCATTGCCTCCATAAAGGTTCAGATGGTGCTAATGGTTATTATACTAATTGGCGTTTTGTTCCTGCATTTCGTGATGGTTCAGCTCCTTTTCAAACGTGGACATGGTCTTATGTTTTAGTAACAAATACTTGGTCAACAGGTGGTGGCTCAATCCCTAATGCAGCAGATTACGGTATGCTTGAAATGCGAGATAATACTGTCAATAATACGTTACAACGCATTGGTACTATAACAGGTTATCTAGGCTATCAAACACAAGCACTCATCCCTAATCATGCCCATTTACTTGGTTATCCCTGTAATTTTGATAATTGCCAAAAGATGCATCAAGTAACAGCTCAGAGCGCGCGTATGGTAGCACCTAACAATGCTGAATATGGCTCAGATATGGCAGGTGGTTCTAGTGGTGGGCCTTGGGTACAAAACTTTGGGGCATATTCAACTGGCCAAACAGGTGGTTTAAATCCTGGTCTTAATCGCATTATAGGGATTACTTCTTATGGTTATGTTAGTGCCGATCCTAAAGCACAAGGAAGCTCTATCCCTGATAGCCGTTTTACAGCTTTACTTAATAGCATTTGTGCGCATAAAGCAGGAAATTGTTCATAA